In the genome of Methanomassiliicoccaceae archaeon, one region contains:
- the thsA gene encoding thermosome subunit alpha codes for MYGSGNQPIIVLREGTERNRDKEAQFNNIAAAKAVADAVRSTLGPKGMDKMLVNTIGDVVITNDGVTILKEIDVQHPAAKMVVEVAKTQDAECGDGTTTSVVIAGELLKQSEELINSNVHSTVITNGFRLAAEKAAEILDEIAVPVDSDELLEKVASTALTGKSVGEEEEKLAKIVVQACRSVEEDGKVDTDNIHIQKKIGDNIGSTCMIKGIVIDKERVHPRMAKKVEKAKIALFSCALEVKKTEFDAQIQITDPSKMNSFLEEEENSLKAMVENIKKSGANVVLSQKGIDDLAQHYLAKAGIFACRRLKQSDLEAIAMATGGTVVGNTAEINASDLGIAGVVEEKQIGEDGMVFITGCKNPKAVTLFARGGTEHVIEEVERSLNDAIRVVGVAIEDGKVVAGAGAPEIEVGIRMAAYASSVGGREQLAIEKFAKALEIIPWTLSENAGIDPIDSIIKLKKAHKDHKNGAVYGIDLDSGEAVNMLEKNVVEPLRVKKQAISAACEVANMILRIDDVITARRSQSPPGQGGMGGMPPGMM; via the coding sequence ATGTATGGTTCTGGAAATCAGCCTATAATAGTGCTCAGAGAAGGCACTGAAAGAAACAGAGACAAGGAAGCGCAATTCAACAACATAGCGGCCGCCAAAGCGGTGGCCGACGCTGTCAGGTCCACTCTAGGACCTAAAGGAATGGACAAAATGTTGGTCAACACCATCGGTGACGTAGTAATCACCAACGACGGTGTTACCATCTTGAAAGAGATCGACGTGCAGCACCCCGCAGCCAAAATGGTTGTCGAGGTCGCAAAGACGCAGGACGCCGAATGCGGAGACGGAACAACAACGTCCGTCGTCATAGCCGGCGAGCTGCTGAAGCAGTCCGAGGAGCTCATCAACTCCAATGTCCACTCGACAGTCATCACCAACGGGTTCAGGCTCGCGGCCGAGAAGGCAGCAGAGATCCTGGACGAGATCGCGGTGCCCGTCGACAGCGACGAGCTCCTGGAGAAAGTTGCGTCGACTGCACTCACCGGCAAATCCGTCGGAGAGGAAGAGGAAAAACTGGCGAAGATCGTCGTGCAGGCCTGCAGGTCCGTTGAAGAGGACGGAAAGGTCGACACCGACAACATCCATATCCAGAAGAAGATCGGTGACAATATCGGCAGCACCTGCATGATAAAGGGCATCGTTATCGACAAAGAACGCGTGCACCCCCGCATGGCCAAGAAGGTCGAAAAGGCAAAGATCGCACTTTTCTCTTGCGCCCTCGAGGTCAAGAAAACCGAGTTCGACGCACAGATACAGATCACCGACCCAAGCAAGATGAACTCGTTCCTCGAGGAGGAAGAGAACAGCCTTAAGGCGATGGTCGAAAACATAAAGAAGTCCGGAGCAAACGTCGTTCTTTCCCAGAAGGGAATAGACGATCTCGCTCAGCACTACCTTGCCAAAGCAGGCATATTCGCATGCAGAAGGCTCAAGCAGAGCGACCTCGAAGCGATCGCAATGGCGACCGGCGGAACGGTCGTCGGTAACACCGCGGAGATCAACGCCTCGGACCTCGGAATAGCCGGAGTCGTCGAGGAGAAGCAGATCGGAGAGGATGGAATGGTATTCATCACCGGCTGCAAGAACCCCAAGGCAGTTACGCTGTTCGCCCGCGGAGGCACAGAGCACGTAATAGAAGAGGTCGAGAGATCCCTCAACGATGCTATCCGCGTAGTCGGAGTCGCCATCGAGGACGGTAAGGTCGTCGCCGGAGCAGGTGCGCCCGAGATAGAGGTCGGAATAAGGATGGCAGCTTACGCCTCAAGCGTCGGCGGAAGGGAGCAGCTGGCTATCGAGAAGTTCGCGAAGGCCTTGGAGATAATCCCTTGGACCCTCTCCGAGAACGCCGGTATCGATCCGATCGACAGCATCATCAAGCTGAAGAAGGCCCACAAGGACCACAAGAACGGTGCCGTCTACGGTATCGATCTCGACAGCGGCGAGGCCGTGAACATGCTCGAGAAGAACGTTGTGGAGCCCCTCAGGGTGAAAAAGCAGGCCATAAGCGCCGCTTGCGAAGTCGCCAACATGATCCTCAGGATCGACGACGTCATAACCGCTCGCAGGTCCCAGTCCCCTCCGGGACAGGGCGGAATGGGCGGCATGCCTCCGGGAATGATGTAA
- a CDS encoding recombinase family protein, producing MDEKENLRAAIYVRVSTDEQAQEGYSLDAQKEMLVNYCISQSWNIAKVYEDDGYSGRTAKRPGYTQMVDELDLWDVMLVVKMDRIHRNSRNFMEMMEELSSKGKMFVSSTEALDTTNALGRFVVDMIQRIAQLESEQIGERTYMGMREKAENLENDESEKKTMGFNPPFGYRLNNGALEAVGDELDVIENIFFQYYDGRTIDEICRNLNEEETLTRKGNIWNKFNLSNILHNPVYAGYMRWEDVLIRHEAHTAVSPGLFNKVQEMMSSKVKDPSKRGVLLVPVIGEQY from the coding sequence ATGGATGAAAAAGAGAATCTCCGGGCCGCAATCTACGTGCGTGTGTCTACAGACGAGCAGGCGCAGGAAGGATATTCGCTCGATGCGCAAAAGGAGATGCTCGTCAACTATTGTATTTCTCAGAGCTGGAACATTGCGAAGGTGTACGAGGACGACGGTTATTCTGGACGTACCGCCAAACGTCCCGGATACACGCAAATGGTCGATGAATTGGATCTCTGGGATGTGATGCTGGTCGTAAAGATGGACCGTATCCACAGGAACAGCCGCAATTTCATGGAGATGATGGAGGAATTAAGCTCAAAAGGCAAGATGTTCGTCTCTTCCACCGAGGCGCTAGACACGACCAATGCGCTCGGACGTTTTGTAGTGGACATGATCCAGCGCATAGCCCAGCTTGAAAGCGAACAGATCGGTGAGCGCACCTACATGGGCATGCGCGAGAAGGCCGAGAATCTCGAGAACGACGAATCCGAAAAGAAGACGATGGGATTCAATCCCCCCTTCGGGTATCGTCTCAACAACGGAGCCCTCGAAGCCGTCGGAGACGAGCTCGACGTGATCGAGAACATATTTTTCCAATATTATGACGGGAGGACGATCGACGAGATATGCAGGAATCTCAACGAGGAAGAAACCCTCACCCGGAAAGGCAACATCTGGAACAAGTTCAACCTGAGCAACATACTCCACAATCCGGTCTATGCGGGATACATGAGATGGGAAGATGTCCTTATACGTCACGAGGCCCACACGGCCGTATCGCCCGGGCTTTTCAACAAGGTGCAGGAAATGATGTCGTCCAAAGTAAAGGACCCCTCCAAGAGGGGCGTCCTTCTCGTACCGGTGATAGGCGAGCAGTATTAA
- a CDS encoding DUF998 domain-containing protein: MFPSGTKIPSVILMIGIALFAFCWMGAVLLDPSWTFGVNTMSELGISKTNARYLFLIGCLGTGICTCIYGALMAYSLKPMLLRSVFIILSVAGIFLMGVGFFTMDTDLHIVFTAAFFISVALCMVIYALYVAFAEENYLLGIYTAVLIVVNVLLLLLTPLAFVEPVAVILFMIWILSINHSFFWNEDKWFIINYGR, encoded by the coding sequence ATGTTTCCGTCCGGAACTAAAATCCCCTCGGTTATCCTGATGATAGGAATAGCACTGTTCGCGTTCTGTTGGATGGGGGCCGTACTGCTGGACCCGTCTTGGACGTTCGGCGTCAACACCATGAGCGAGCTGGGTATTTCGAAAACGAATGCCAGATACCTATTTCTGATCGGTTGTTTAGGAACAGGGATATGCACCTGCATATACGGAGCGCTGATGGCATACTCCCTGAAACCCATGCTCCTGCGCTCTGTTTTCATCATATTATCGGTCGCAGGGATATTCCTCATGGGTGTTGGATTCTTTACGATGGATACGGACCTGCATATCGTATTCACAGCCGCGTTCTTCATCTCGGTCGCGCTGTGTATGGTGATTTACGCCCTGTATGTTGCATTTGCCGAAGAAAATTACCTGCTCGGCATCTATACTGCTGTACTGATCGTAGTGAACGTTCTGTTGCTTCTGCTAACGCCGCTGGCATTCGTAGAGCCCGTGGCGGTCATCCTGTTTATGATATGGATCTTGAGCATCAACCACAGTTTCTTTTGGAACGAAGATAAGTGGTTCATTATTAATTACGGCAGATAA
- a CDS encoding leucine-rich repeat protein produces the protein MVVSESDSAEGAGAGTPFSEGGLEYMIKANGTVEITGLDDSSITELTIPSSVTYDSATYDVTSIGNSAFYGCTGLTSVTIPEGVMSIGNYAFYNCTGLTLVTIPSSVTSIGGYAFSDCTGLTSLTVPIDIKFTVSAFSGCIRVTSVVLTEGQTGKGASYTEYDYGKTPWYESRSKTISVTISEGVTSIGGSAFYGCTGLTSVTIPASVTSIGGSAFYGCTGLTSVTIPASVTSIGNYAFSGCTILTAFVVSADNANYSNDGQGILYNKDKTSLIQCPGGYKGGVVIPDSVTSIGNYAFYNCTGLTSVTIPEGVTSIGDSAFRYCTRLTSVTIPEGVTSIGHYAFSFCTGLTSVTIPSSVTSIGDSAFSQCIGLTSVTIPSSVTSIGDSAFSQCTGLTSVTIPSSVTSIGDYAFSQCIGLTSVTIPSSVKSIGWYAFDKCINLTSIVFLGSAPTVSIQWANTNNASTTAYHYQDATGFGTKLGGIRAVGVTVPDPPSSISSSVNAGETALSWTAPVYNGGKIDGYEVWYGTVDDSSTWSLYWTGDLLNCTVTGLDPDTTYFFGVRATNFTGASEFISTPKIISFNANGGTGSAPAAIAADYGSAVDLPSAGDLAKTGHTFGGWSHHAGGATLLTPYTVTANNETLFAVWIPDTYTITWSVDGSDISEDYEYGATPAFNGSTDKMATAQYTYVFAGWSPEIMAVTGDQTYTAEYTSTVNEYTITWVIDGTSSSASVPYGTVPEYSGTPTKVATAQYTYTFANWDVEPVAVTGDVTYTAVFDEVLRNYTVTYNINKGMGTAPSSASLGYGAALTLPAGDGMTRAGYTFGGWSLTSSGTPITQHTVTGNVTLYAAWNIITYSEVPPTEELDDIIQQNDEPVLQIGGNVTGTTLDNTLFEGLGDKTLTIDVVDDEGQVQYSWSFAGDYKEGAGTFKADISKAVPDAELENAIGSTKVQNPLVLNFAASGELPINASVTYYVGDDYADGTVLTLFFYNEETKQLEDQGQDVTVTDGKVTFDLTHCSSYVLAEPSPEEDDNTMLYIGIAAAAIAIIAVAAIVIRRH, from the coding sequence ATGGTCGTTTCCGAATCCGATTCTGCGGAGGGCGCAGGAGCTGGAACGCCCTTCTCGGAGGGTGGCTTGGAATATATGATAAAGGCCAACGGCACCGTGGAAATCACCGGTCTCGACGATTCGAGCATAACGGAACTGACGATCCCGTCTTCCGTGACTTACGATTCGGCGACATATGACGTGACGTCCATCGGCAACTCTGCGTTCTACGGCTGCACCGGCCTCACGTCTGTGACGATACCTGAAGGCGTAATGTCCATCGGAAACTATGCGTTCTACAACTGCACCGGCCTCACGTTAGTTACGATACCTTCGAGTGTCACGTCCATCGGCGGCTATGCGTTCTCCGACTGCACCGGCCTCACGTCGCTTACCGTGCCCATCGACATCAAGTTCACTGTATCTGCGTTCTCTGGTTGCATCAGAGTCACGTCGGTCGTCCTGACAGAGGGTCAGACCGGCAAAGGCGCTTCCTACACTGAGTACGATTACGGAAAAACGCCGTGGTACGAGAGCCGTTCCAAAACGATCTCGGTCACGATATCGGAAGGCGTAACGTCCATCGGCGGATCTGCGTTCTACGGCTGCACCGGCCTCACGTCTGTGACGATACCCGCAAGCGTCACGTCCATCGGCGGATCTGCGTTCTACGGCTGCACTGGCCTGACGTCTGTGACGATACCCGCAAGCGTCACGTCCATCGGAAACTATGCGTTCTCAGGTTGCACGATCCTCACGGCATTCGTTGTTTCAGCTGACAATGCCAACTATTCGAACGACGGTCAGGGCATCCTCTACAACAAGGACAAGACGTCTTTGATACAGTGCCCCGGAGGATACAAAGGGGGCGTCGTCATACCCGACAGCGTCACGTCCATCGGTAACTATGCGTTCTACAACTGCACCGGCCTCACGTCAGTGACGATACCCGAAGGCGTCACGTCGATCGGCGACTCGGCGTTCAGATACTGCACCCGCCTCACGTCAGTGACGATACCCGAAGGCGTCACGTCGATCGGCCACTATGCGTTCTCCTTCTGCACCGGTCTCACGTCAGTTACGATACCTTCGAGCGTCACGTCCATCGGCGACTCGGCGTTCAGTCAGTGCATTGGTCTCACGTCAGTTACTATACCTTCGAGCGTCACGTCAATCGGCGACTCGGCGTTCAGTCAGTGCACCGGCCTCACGTCAGTTACGATACCTTCGAGCGTCACGTCCATCGGAGACTATGCGTTCAGTCAGTGCATTGGTCTTACGTCAGTTACGATACCTTCAAGTGTCAAGTCTATCGGCTGGTACGCGTTCGACAAATGTATTAATCTTACCAGCATAGTTTTCTTGGGCAGTGCGCCGACCGTAAGCATCCAATGGGCGAATACCAACAACGCTTCCACAACAGCATATCACTATCAAGACGCAACCGGCTTCGGAACAAAATTAGGCGGGATAAGGGCCGTCGGAGTGACCGTCCCCGACCCGCCGTCGAGTATATCATCTTCCGTAAACGCGGGGGAGACGGCGCTCTCTTGGACCGCCCCGGTCTACAACGGGGGCAAGATAGACGGTTACGAGGTATGGTACGGCACAGTGGATGACAGCAGCACCTGGTCATTGTACTGGACCGGAGACCTGCTCAATTGTACCGTCACAGGTCTGGATCCGGACACAACGTATTTCTTCGGTGTGAGGGCGACAAACTTCACCGGTGCATCGGAGTTCATATCCACGCCAAAAATCATATCTTTCAACGCCAACGGCGGCACGGGAAGTGCGCCCGCCGCCATCGCCGCCGACTACGGCTCGGCCGTGGACCTGCCCAGCGCCGGTGACCTCGCCAAGACCGGCCACACGTTCGGCGGATGGTCCCATCATGCGGGCGGCGCAACTTTGCTGACCCCCTACACGGTGACGGCCAACAATGAGACGTTGTTCGCCGTCTGGATACCTGACACGTACACGATAACCTGGTCCGTGGACGGATCCGATATATCGGAGGATTATGAATATGGAGCCACTCCGGCATTCAATGGTTCCACCGACAAGATGGCCACAGCCCAATATACGTACGTGTTCGCGGGATGGTCCCCGGAAATCATGGCCGTCACAGGTGATCAGACGTATACTGCAGAGTACACTTCGACCGTTAACGAATATACAATAACGTGGGTCATAGACGGAACATCATCGTCCGCATCCGTCCCATATGGAACAGTACCGGAATATTCGGGAACGCCGACGAAGGTAGCGACGGCCCAGTACACGTACACGTTTGCGAACTGGGACGTCGAGCCGGTCGCTGTGACAGGCGATGTGACATACACGGCGGTCTTCGACGAGGTCCTGAGAAACTACACTGTGACCTACAACATCAACAAGGGGATGGGCACAGCACCGTCTTCGGCCTCCTTGGGCTACGGGGCCGCCCTTACGCTTCCCGCGGGTGACGGCATGACGAGGGCAGGATACACGTTCGGCGGATGGTCTCTTACATCTTCAGGGACTCCCATCACACAACACACCGTGACCGGGAACGTAACGCTCTACGCGGCGTGGAACATCATAACATATTCCGAAGTGCCGCCCACGGAGGAGCTGGACGATATCATCCAACAGAATGACGAACCCGTCCTGCAGATAGGCGGAAACGTCACCGGAACGACGCTGGACAATACGCTTTTCGAAGGTCTCGGCGATAAGACCCTGACCATCGACGTGGTCGACGACGAAGGACAGGTGCAGTATTCCTGGTCCTTCGCCGGAGATTACAAGGAAGGCGCAGGAACATTCAAGGCGGACATATCCAAGGCCGTTCCGGACGCAGAGCTCGAGAATGCGATAGGTTCCACCAAGGTGCAGAATCCTCTCGTCCTGAACTTCGCGGCGAGCGGAGAGCTTCCGATCAACGCATCCGTCACATACTATGTCGGCGACGACTACGCGGACGGCACGGTGTTGACATTGTTCTTCTACAACGAGGAGACGAAGCAGCTGGAAGACCAGGGACAGGACGTGACCGTAACGGACGGCAAGGTGACGTTCGACCTCACCCACTGCTCCTCGTACGTCCTCGCCGAGCCGTCTCCCGAGGAGGACGACAACACAATGCTGTACATCGGAATAGCGGCCGCGGCGATCGCGATAATAGCCGTAGCGGCGATCGTCATCAGGAGACACTGA
- a CDS encoding leucine-rich repeat protein, protein MSLLPVISDNKGKIAVALALTVVLISSFAVLYGTDEAYAASYDVTIDDLVYDLDDMGDSDPDNNIATVTDVSSAGMLLAEISIPATVTYEGVSYSVTSIGDLAFYNCTGLTSLTIPASVTSIGRYVFFGCTGLTEFVVSTDNANYSNDGRGILYNKDKTSLIQCPEGYGGDVVIPDSVTSIGDLAFYNCTGLTSVTIPSSVTSIGEGTFYYCIGLTSLTIPSSVTSIGNYAFYYCTGLTSVTIPEGVTSIGWYAFSNCAGLTSVTIPASVTYIDQSAFESCTGLTSVTILDGITSIGDYAFSNCIGLTSVTIPASVASIGGGAFLFCTGLTSVTILDGITSIENNVFYGCTGLTSVTIPDSVTSIGSNAFCRCSGLTSLTIPNNVTSIGGYAFSECSGLTSLTIPNNVTSIGFNAFSGCTGLMEFVVSAGNANYSNDGQGILYNKDKTSLIQCPGGYEGGIVIPDSVTSIGGSAFSGCIGLTSVTIPASVTSIGSYAFSGCTDLTEFFVSVHNANYSNDGQGILYNKGRTSLIQCPGGYEGNVVIPDSVTSISNYAFSGCTGLTSVTIPDSVTSISWYAFYGCTGLTSVTIPSSVTSISDSAFRNCTGLTSVTISEGVTSIGGSAFSGCTGLTSVTMPASVTSISYYAFSGCTGLTSVTIPEGVTSIDQSVFSGCTGLTSVTIPEGVTSIAHYAFYYCTGLTSVTIPASVTSIGIDAFYGLTFVAEDGTTILEHTFENLSGYRFAGTYESMIRVAYTVTYSVDGGSASAPVQSALSEGRSFIIADYDGTKDGYTFGGWTDGINVYKAGDEYIMGTSDVTLTAIWETIDVTDGTVSIVGALIVTIVIVMVAVLYGRRVAL, encoded by the coding sequence ATGTCCCTTCTTCCAGTCATATCCGATAACAAAGGAAAAATCGCGGTCGCTTTGGCGCTCACAGTAGTTCTGATATCTTCTTTCGCGGTGCTGTACGGAACCGATGAAGCATATGCGGCATCGTACGACGTAACGATAGACGACCTTGTCTACGATCTTGACGACATGGGCGATTCCGACCCTGACAACAACATCGCCACGGTCACGGACGTCAGCAGCGCAGGCATGCTGCTGGCCGAGATCTCGATACCAGCCACGGTCACATACGAAGGCGTATCGTACAGCGTCACGTCCATCGGCGACCTAGCATTCTACAACTGCACCGGCCTGACGTCCTTGACGATACCCGCAAGCGTCACGTCCATCGGAAGATATGTGTTCTTCGGCTGCACCGGCCTCACGGAATTCGTTGTTTCAACTGACAATGCCAACTATTCGAACGACGGTCGGGGCATCCTCTACAACAAGGACAAGACGTCTTTGATACAGTGCCCCGAAGGATACGGAGGAGATGTCGTCATACCCGACAGCGTCACGTCCATCGGCGACCTGGCATTCTACAACTGCACCGGTCTCACGTCAGTGACGATACCTTCAAGCGTCACGTCCATCGGCGAAGGTACTTTCTACTACTGCATCGGCCTCACGTCATTGACGATACCTTCAAGCGTCACGTCCATCGGCAACTATGCGTTCTACTACTGCACCGGTCTCACATCAGTTACGATACCTGAAGGCGTCACGTCGATCGGTTGGTACGCGTTTTCCAACTGCGCAGGCCTAACGTCCGTGACGATACCCGCAAGCGTAACGTATATCGACCAGTCCGCTTTCGAAAGCTGCACCGGCCTCACGTCCGTTACTATACTGGATGGCATAACGTCCATCGGCGACTATGCGTTTTCCAACTGCATAGGCCTCACGTCCGTTACGATACCCGCAAGCGTAGCGTCCATCGGAGGCGGCGCGTTCTTATTCTGCACAGGTCTCACGTCCGTTACGATACTAGATGGCATAACGTCAATCGAGAACAATGTGTTCTACGGATGCACCGGCCTAACGTCCGTGACGATACCTGACAGCGTAACGTCGATCGGCAGCAATGCGTTTTGCAGATGCTCTGGTCTAACTTCTCTAACCATACCAAACAATGTCACGTCGATCGGGGGCTACGCATTCTCTGAATGCTCTGGTCTAACTTCTCTAACCATACCAAACAATGTCACGTCGATCGGCTTCAATGCTTTCTCGGGCTGCACAGGTCTCATGGAATTCGTTGTTTCAGCTGGCAATGCCAACTATTCGAACGACGGCCAGGGCATCCTCTACAACAAGGACAAGACATCTTTGATACAGTGTCCCGGAGGATACGAGGGGGGCATCGTCATACCCGACAGCGTCACGTCGATCGGCGGATCTGCGTTCTCTGGCTGCATCGGACTGACGTCAGTGACGATACCCGCAAGCGTCACGTCCATCGGCAGTTATGCGTTCTCTGGCTGCACAGATCTTACGGAATTCTTCGTTTCCGTTCATAATGCTAACTATTCGAACGACGGCCAGGGCATCCTGTACAACAAGGGCAGGACGTCTTTGATACAGTGCCCCGGAGGATACGAAGGAAATGTCGTTATTCCCGATAGCGTCACGTCCATCAGCAATTATGCGTTCTCAGGCTGCACCGGTCTCACGTCGGTGACGATACCCGACAGCGTCACGTCCATCAGCTGGTACGCGTTCTATGGCTGCACCGGTCTCACGTCAGTGACGATACCTTCAAGCGTCACTTCTATCTCCGACTCGGCGTTCAGGAACTGTACCGGCCTGACGTCCGTTACTATATCGGAGGGCGTCACGTCGATCGGCGGATCTGCGTTCTCCGGCTGCACAGGCCTTACGTCCGTCACAATGCCCGCAAGCGTGACGTCGATCAGCTACTATGCATTCTCAGGTTGCACAGGCCTTACGTCCGTGACGATACCTGAAGGCGTAACGTCAATCGATCAGTCTGTATTCTCCGGCTGCACCGGTCTCACGTCTGTGACGATACCTGAAGGCGTAACGTCAATCGCTCACTATGCGTTCTACTACTGCACCGGTCTCACATCAGTTACGATACCTGCAAGCGTGACGTCCATCGGCATCGATGCGTTCTACGGCCTGACCTTCGTTGCAGAAGACGGAACCACTATACTGGAACACACCTTCGAAAATTTGAGCGGCTACCGTTTTGCAGGAACATATGAAAGTATGATAAGGGTCGCCTATACGGTAACATATAGTGTGGACGGAGGATCCGCTTCTGCACCTGTACAATCAGCTTTGTCTGAGGGACGTTCGTTCATCATCGCGGATTACGACGGCACCAAGGATGGATACACGTTCGGGGGATGGACCGATGGAATAAACGTCTACAAAGCAGGCGACGAATATATCATGGGAACGTCCGACGTCACACTGACTGCGATCTGGGAGACTATTGATGTAACGGACGGGACCGTAAGCATCGTCGGAGCTCTCATAGTAACCATCGTCATAGTCATGGTCGCCGTCCTTTATGGAAGAAGGGTTGCCCTCTAA
- a CDS encoding radical SAM protein, which translates to MKCKRALSPSGLPGIDYALNPYGGCEHGCVYCYAPEVTHTDLREWRIVRVRSNIAERLAKEAVNIDGTVGIGTVTDPYQYAEKRFKLTCQCLEVLRSAGLRIHIHTKSDLVLRDLDIIAGMRGEVGITVTTLDDNISHITEPGAPLPARRLDAMEKLTDAGVDTYALVGPVLKFLEGREESFVDAIVSTGTGRMCIDRLNMRPELSARMDRMGITGSVAALEKIRRLAEDAGIRVTDVF; encoded by the coding sequence GTGAAATGCAAACGGGCGTTATCTCCGTCAGGTCTTCCCGGCATCGACTATGCTCTGAACCCCTACGGCGGCTGCGAGCACGGTTGCGTTTACTGCTACGCGCCGGAGGTGACCCATACCGATCTCAGGGAATGGCGCATCGTACGTGTAAGAAGCAACATAGCAGAGAGGCTTGCGAAGGAGGCCGTGAACATAGACGGGACGGTCGGCATAGGGACGGTGACAGACCCCTACCAGTATGCGGAAAAGAGGTTCAAGCTCACCTGCCAGTGCCTGGAGGTCCTCAGGTCCGCCGGGCTGAGGATACACATACACACCAAATCGGACCTCGTACTGCGCGACCTGGACATAATCGCCGGAATGAGGGGGGAGGTCGGGATAACCGTCACGACCCTGGATGATAACATATCCCACATAACGGAGCCGGGGGCCCCGCTTCCCGCGAGGAGGCTAGATGCCATGGAGAAACTGACCGACGCGGGAGTCGACACCTATGCCCTGGTGGGGCCCGTGCTCAAGTTCCTCGAAGGCAGAGAGGAGAGTTTCGTGGATGCGATCGTATCCACCGGTACGGGACGAATGTGCATCGACCGCCTCAACATGCGGCCGGAGCTGTCGGCGAGGATGGACCGCATGGGAATAACCGGGTCGGTCGCGGCGCTGGAAAAAATACGTCGTCTTGCCGAGGATGCGGGGATCAGGGTCACCGACGTATTTTGA
- a CDS encoding inorganic diphosphatase has translation MYNLLRDISELPEHIFNGMAHFFMVYNTLEKKETAVDEVTGS, from the coding sequence TTGTACAATCTGCTCAGGGACATATCGGAGCTTCCCGAGCACATATTCAACGGGATGGCCCACTTCTTCATGGTCTACAATACCCTGGAGAAAAAGGAGACGGCCGTGGACGAAGTCACCGGGTCCTAA
- a CDS encoding recombinase family protein, which produces MRAALYTRVSTEDQAKEGYSLDAQMKRLEAYCQVRGWDIKGKYRDEGCSGRDTDRPEYRRMFAESDCWDVLLVLKMDRIHRNSVNFTLMMDELRKHGKEFNSMQEKFDTTTAMGRFVMDIMQRIAQLESEQIGERVKFGMTQKAQFGTGPMGSGHPYGYVYSKGTLEVIEDEAYTVKAIYRLYNEGSTMEEIAESLNRARIPAKKGGAWNRQSICNILHNPIYTGYIEWDGIVREGGHMAIIDKEAYEAVNGPFNG; this is translated from the coding sequence ATGCGGGCTGCACTTTATACTAGGGTATCTACTGAAGACCAGGCCAAAGAAGGTTACTCCCTTGACGCTCAGATGAAGCGGCTGGAGGCCTACTGCCAGGTCAGAGGATGGGATATAAAGGGGAAATACAGGGACGAGGGCTGCTCCGGCAGGGATACCGACCGTCCCGAGTACCGCCGGATGTTCGCCGAATCAGATTGCTGGGACGTTTTGCTGGTCCTCAAAATGGATCGTATACACAGGAACAGCGTTAATTTTACTCTGATGATGGACGAGCTCAGGAAGCACGGGAAGGAATTCAACTCGATGCAGGAGAAGTTCGATACCACCACCGCCATGGGCCGTTTCGTAATGGACATAATGCAACGTATCGCACAACTCGAAAGCGAGCAGATAGGGGAGAGGGTTAAATTCGGAATGACGCAGAAGGCGCAGTTCGGCACAGGCCCAATGGGTTCCGGACACCCTTACGGTTATGTCTATTCGAAGGGAACGCTCGAGGTCATCGAGGACGAGGCTTACACGGTCAAGGCGATATATCGTCTGTACAACGAAGGTTCCACGATGGAGGAGATCGCCGAATCGCTCAACCGGGCAAGGATCCCTGCCAAAAAGGGCGGTGCCTGGAACAGGCAGTCGATATGCAACATCCTCCACAACCCGATTTATACGGGATACATAGAATGGGACGGTATCGTCAGAGAAGGCGGTCACATGGCGATAATAGATAAAGAAGCCTATGAGGCAGTAAACGGGCCTTTCAATGGATGA